One window of Atribacter laminatus genomic DNA carries:
- a CDS encoding acyltransferase encodes MKKNPVTEYIRAEENQCPTAVWKFSVLDQACFPMIIRGTLVYDVQLDVDTMKAGFKKLLYYYPHLSGRMKDKSGIQFTNDGVPFTVTSEPDLLLKDALKKGQDVDRFSSDIKPSRIRRGIDAPLSVKITKLQDGSVLGIKCSHACMDGDSFYTMLYNWGQICKNENFIEPVLDQSLFHVPMNLSREEVQKAAFNRGWKKVSKLAFLKILPTFMFGIVKERTDAFYFSADGLSQLKRQISTDVSFPCSTHVALSAFLTKMLLKLFNHSEKTTCVQVTVANLRNRLTEIPSTFVGNASSIVATPNFSAGASLEEITGIIHRTLQPLRETSLEELRNIVSLSIQAMKLKLPVLPFDFTEMYSKKPTVFYINNFSKFHIYDLDFGFRKPVSIIPHNLSDQVLIWPAHPAKGGVEVYFSGIPARMIRKMKKDDPWFQEMKQYN; translated from the coding sequence ATGAAGAAAAACCCAGTTACCGAATACATTCGAGCCGAAGAGAATCAATGCCCGACGGCTGTGTGGAAGTTTTCGGTTTTAGATCAGGCCTGTTTTCCAATGATAATCCGTGGAACCTTGGTATATGATGTCCAGTTGGACGTTGATACCATGAAAGCAGGATTTAAGAAACTTCTTTATTACTATCCTCATCTTTCAGGAAGAATGAAAGATAAAAGCGGTATCCAATTCACCAATGATGGAGTTCCATTTACTGTGACCAGTGAACCTGACCTTTTATTAAAAGACGCACTTAAAAAAGGGCAAGACGTTGACCGTTTTTCCTCGGATATAAAGCCTTCCAGGATAAGACGAGGCATTGATGCCCCTCTAAGCGTTAAGATCACCAAGTTACAAGATGGCTCGGTTTTGGGAATTAAATGCTCTCATGCCTGTATGGATGGAGATAGTTTTTATACCATGTTATACAATTGGGGACAAATCTGTAAGAATGAAAACTTCATTGAACCGGTTTTGGATCAGTCATTGTTTCATGTTCCTATGAATCTTTCCAGGGAGGAGGTACAGAAAGCAGCTTTCAATCGTGGTTGGAAAAAAGTCTCAAAATTAGCTTTTCTTAAAATTCTTCCCACTTTTATGTTCGGTATCGTAAAAGAGCGAACTGATGCCTTTTATTTTTCTGCTGATGGGCTAAGCCAACTAAAACGGCAAATATCTACTGACGTCAGTTTTCCCTGTAGTACACATGTTGCCCTTTCTGCCTTTCTTACCAAAATGCTCCTGAAACTGTTTAACCATAGCGAAAAAACCACCTGCGTTCAGGTAACCGTGGCAAATTTACGCAATCGTCTGACTGAAATCCCCTCGACTTTTGTAGGGAATGCATCGTCTATTGTTGCAACGCCAAATTTTTCAGCCGGAGCAAGCCTCGAAGAAATAACGGGTATTATTCATCGAACACTTCAACCACTTAGAGAAACATCATTGGAAGAACTGAGGAATATCGTGTCCTTGAGTATCCAGGCAATGAAACTCAAATTACCAGTATTGCCGTTTGATTTCACTGAAATGTATTCAAAGAAACCAACAGTTTTTTATATTAATAATTTTTCAAAGTTTCATATTTATGATTTAGACTTCGGTTTTAGAAAGCCAGTGTCAATTATCCCCCATAATCTCTCTGATCAAGTTCTTATCTGGCCTGCTCATCCTGCGAAAGGAGGAGTAGAAGTTTATTTTTCAGGGATTCCTGCTCGTATGATTCGTAAAATGAAAAAAGACGATCCCTGGTTTCAAGAAATGAAGCAATATAACTGA